The following proteins are co-located in the Eubalaena glacialis isolate mEubGla1 chromosome 14, mEubGla1.1.hap2.+ XY, whole genome shotgun sequence genome:
- the CEP68 gene encoding centrosomal protein of 68 kDa isoform X1: MALGEEKAEAAVDAKAPCPGGWSCPEQELDPAGPAHGEQPPHLEAEGEPASPVGGAQGLPACHGGAGPSPSGACQLQANGASREPAAGGSKPALSSLLPPASLGTGDLHSMRSQMEETRLSASEELPQTRTIPRTTALCSGHDADTEDDPSPVESPQVLDHSPQSHISGFPFPSRWRSAVSPGATAPQSSSCSVSASSPGSSLQGHQEKVEPQSCSLAKVSSSLELAVPPSAPSVVGLGPRFQWSPQPVSSGGDAPGLGRRRLSFQAEYWACVLPDSLPPSPDRHSPFWSPNKEYEDLLDYTYPLRPGPQLPKHLDSHVLAEPVLQDSGVDLDSFSVSPASTLKSPTNVSHSCPPAEAAALPFSGPREPISKRWPSGVPQKQGSVGLASCSPLASTPRAPGSRDTPWESREPALRGMKHWPPVGKHLELGSPHLRTRDRGWPSPRLEREKGASQGIGRFACTESGWKPQEEVESDDEYLALPSRLTQVSSLVSYLGCIPTLVPLPTDAAEGQRSLDVSDSDGPVSLPSDSSQSQLPSGAALRGSRSPEDHNHCLLRSFIRARGSAGEGGLVSSQALGVSSGPLRTRASLPAMLDQRAFSDPDAEGQPPRRGGEQGKESLVQCVKAFCCQLEELICWLYNVADAADHLTASRSSLTGLKSSLQLYRQFKKDIDDHQSLTESVIQKGEILLQCLLDNTPVLKDILGRISRQPSELESHADHLYDTILASLDTLAGCTLIPDNTPMAHRSASVKGISLASSQEEM, translated from the exons ATGGCCCTGggagaagaaaaggcagaggcaGCCGTGGACGCCAAGGCCCCGTGCCCTGGGGGGTGGAGCTGCCCGGAGCAGGAGCTGGACCCTGCAGGGCCTGCGCACGGGGAGCAGCCGCCCCACCTGGAAGCCGAGGGGGAGCCTGCCTCCCCTGTCGGGGGTGCCCAGGGGCTCCCTGCCTGCCACGGTGGGGCTGGCCCTAGCCCCTCGGGAGCCTGCCAGCTGCAGGCCAACGGGGCCAGCAGGGAGCCGGCAGCGGGTGGGTCTAAGCCGGCTCTCAGTTCCCTGCTTCCCCCTGCCAGCCTGGGGACTGGAGATTTGCACTCCATGAGAAGCCAG ATGGAGGAGACTAGGCTTTCTGCCTCAGAGGAGCTACCTCAGACTCGCACCATTCCCAGAACCACCGCTCTTTGCTCAGGACATGATGCCGACACTGAAGATGACCCGTCCCCAGTGGAGTCGCCGCAGGTGCTAGACCACAGCCCACAGTCTCACATCTCGGGGTTCCCGTTCCCGTCAAGGTGGAGGTCCGCCGTGAGCCCAGGTGCCACTGCGCCTCAGTCTTCCAGCTGCAGCGTCTCTGCCTCATCCCCGGGCAGCAGCCTCCAGGGTCACCAGGAGAAGGTGGAGCCTCAGAGTTGCTCCCTTGCCAAGGTCTCCTCCTCCCTGGAGCTGGCTGTGCCGCCGTCGGCCCCCTCGGTGGTGGGGCTGGGGCCTCGGTTCCAGTGGTCGCCCCAGCCAGTGTCCTCAGGGGGCGATGCTCCCGGGCTGGGCAGGAGGCGCCTCTCCTTCCAGGCCGAGTACTGGGCCTGCGTGCTGCCGgattccctgcctccctcccctgacCGCCACTCCCCGTTCTGGAGCCCGAATAAAGAATATGAAGACCTACTGGACTATACTTACCCCCTCAGGCCCGGGCCTCAGCTCCCAAAACACCTTGACAGCCACGTGCTGGCTGAGCCCGTCCTGCAGGACTCAGGTGTAGACCTGGATAGCTTCTCCGTCTCCCCAGCAAGCACTCTGAAGTCACCCACTAATGTCTCGCACAGTTGCCCACCAGCAGAGGCCGCTGCCCTGCCGTTCTCAGGGCCCAGAGAGCCGATCTCTAAGCGGTGGCCCTCTGGAGTACCCCAGAAGCAGGGCAGTGTGGGGTTGGCATCTTGTAGCCCCCTTGCCTCTAcccccagagccccaggcagtAGGGACACTCCTTGGGAGAGCAGAGAGCCAGCCCTGAGGGGCATGAAGCACTGGCCACCTGTGGGCAAGCACCTTGAGCTGGGCTCTCCCCACCTGAGAACACGGGACAGAGGGTGGCCCTCACCCAGGCTGGAAAGGGAGAAGGGGGCCAGCCAGGGTATCGGGCGCTTCGCCTGCACGGAGTCTGGATGGAAACCACAAGAGGAGGTGGAAAGTGATGACGAGTATCTGGCCCTGCCCTCTCGGCTGACGCAGGTGTCTAGCTTGGTGTCGTATCTGGGTTGCATTCCCACCTTGGTGCCCCTGCCCACTGATGCTGCCGAAGGGCAGAGATCCCTGGACGTGTCAGACAGTGATGGGCCAGTTTCCCTCCCGTCGGACTCCAGCCAAAGCCAGCTTCCCTCTGGGGCTGCCCTCAGAGGGTCCCGAAGCCCTGAGGACCACAACCACTGTTTGCTGCGCTCCTTCATCCGTGCAAGGGGCTCAGCGGGAGAGGGCGGTCTGGTGAgcagccaggccctgggggtcTCCTCTGGACCGCTGAGAACACGCGCCTCCTTGCCGGCGATGTTGGACCAGCGGGCATTCTCGGATCCAGATGCCGAAGGGCAGCCtcccaggagaggaggagagcagGGAAAAGAGTCGCTCGTGCAGTGTGTGAAG GCATTTTGCTGTCAGCTGGAAGAGCTGATCTGCTGGCTGTATAATGTAGCAGACGCTGCTGACCACCTGACTGCATCCAGGTCCAGCCTTACAGGCCTCAAGTCTTCTCTGCAGCTTTACCGG CAATTTAAGAAAGATATAGATGACCACCAGTCCCTGACGGAGAGCGTCATACAGAAAGGGGAGATTCTACTTCAGTGCCTGTTGGATAATACCCCAG
- the CEP68 gene encoding centrosomal protein of 68 kDa isoform X2, whose protein sequence is MALGEEKAEAAVDAKAPCPGGWSCPEQELDPAGPAHGEQPPHLEAEGEPASPVGGAQGLPACHGGAGPSPSGACQLQANGASREPAAGGSKPALSSLLPPASLGTGDLHSMRSQMEETRLSASEELPQTRTIPRTTALCSGHDADTEDDPSPVESPQVLDHSPQSHISGFPFPSRWRSAVSPGATAPQSSSCSVSASSPGSSLQGHQEKVEPQSCSLAKVSSSLELAVPPSAPSVVGLGPRFQWSPQPVSSGGDAPGLGRRRLSFQAEYWACVLPDSLPPSPDRHSPFWSPNKEYEDLLDYTYPLRPGPQLPKHLDSHVLAEPVLQDSGVDLDSFSVSPASTLKSPTNVSHSCPPAEAAALPFSGPREPISKRWPSGVPQKQGSVGLASCSPLASTPRAPGSRDTPWESREPALRGMKHWPPVGKHLELGSPHLRTRDRGWPSPRLEREKGASQGIGRFACTESGWKPQEEVESDDEYLALPSRLTQVSSLVSYLGCIPTLVPLPTDAAEGQRSLDVSDSDGPVSLPSDSSQSQLPSGAALRGSRSPEDHNHCLLRSFIRARGSAGEGGLVSSQALGVSSGPLRTRASLPAMLDQRAFSDPDAEGQPPRRGGEQGKESLVQCVKAFCCQLEELICWLYNVADAADHLTASRSSLTGLKSSLQLYRQFKKDIDDHQSLTESVIQKGEILLQCLLDNTPGCSAASLASTH, encoded by the exons ATGGCCCTGggagaagaaaaggcagaggcaGCCGTGGACGCCAAGGCCCCGTGCCCTGGGGGGTGGAGCTGCCCGGAGCAGGAGCTGGACCCTGCAGGGCCTGCGCACGGGGAGCAGCCGCCCCACCTGGAAGCCGAGGGGGAGCCTGCCTCCCCTGTCGGGGGTGCCCAGGGGCTCCCTGCCTGCCACGGTGGGGCTGGCCCTAGCCCCTCGGGAGCCTGCCAGCTGCAGGCCAACGGGGCCAGCAGGGAGCCGGCAGCGGGTGGGTCTAAGCCGGCTCTCAGTTCCCTGCTTCCCCCTGCCAGCCTGGGGACTGGAGATTTGCACTCCATGAGAAGCCAG ATGGAGGAGACTAGGCTTTCTGCCTCAGAGGAGCTACCTCAGACTCGCACCATTCCCAGAACCACCGCTCTTTGCTCAGGACATGATGCCGACACTGAAGATGACCCGTCCCCAGTGGAGTCGCCGCAGGTGCTAGACCACAGCCCACAGTCTCACATCTCGGGGTTCCCGTTCCCGTCAAGGTGGAGGTCCGCCGTGAGCCCAGGTGCCACTGCGCCTCAGTCTTCCAGCTGCAGCGTCTCTGCCTCATCCCCGGGCAGCAGCCTCCAGGGTCACCAGGAGAAGGTGGAGCCTCAGAGTTGCTCCCTTGCCAAGGTCTCCTCCTCCCTGGAGCTGGCTGTGCCGCCGTCGGCCCCCTCGGTGGTGGGGCTGGGGCCTCGGTTCCAGTGGTCGCCCCAGCCAGTGTCCTCAGGGGGCGATGCTCCCGGGCTGGGCAGGAGGCGCCTCTCCTTCCAGGCCGAGTACTGGGCCTGCGTGCTGCCGgattccctgcctccctcccctgacCGCCACTCCCCGTTCTGGAGCCCGAATAAAGAATATGAAGACCTACTGGACTATACTTACCCCCTCAGGCCCGGGCCTCAGCTCCCAAAACACCTTGACAGCCACGTGCTGGCTGAGCCCGTCCTGCAGGACTCAGGTGTAGACCTGGATAGCTTCTCCGTCTCCCCAGCAAGCACTCTGAAGTCACCCACTAATGTCTCGCACAGTTGCCCACCAGCAGAGGCCGCTGCCCTGCCGTTCTCAGGGCCCAGAGAGCCGATCTCTAAGCGGTGGCCCTCTGGAGTACCCCAGAAGCAGGGCAGTGTGGGGTTGGCATCTTGTAGCCCCCTTGCCTCTAcccccagagccccaggcagtAGGGACACTCCTTGGGAGAGCAGAGAGCCAGCCCTGAGGGGCATGAAGCACTGGCCACCTGTGGGCAAGCACCTTGAGCTGGGCTCTCCCCACCTGAGAACACGGGACAGAGGGTGGCCCTCACCCAGGCTGGAAAGGGAGAAGGGGGCCAGCCAGGGTATCGGGCGCTTCGCCTGCACGGAGTCTGGATGGAAACCACAAGAGGAGGTGGAAAGTGATGACGAGTATCTGGCCCTGCCCTCTCGGCTGACGCAGGTGTCTAGCTTGGTGTCGTATCTGGGTTGCATTCCCACCTTGGTGCCCCTGCCCACTGATGCTGCCGAAGGGCAGAGATCCCTGGACGTGTCAGACAGTGATGGGCCAGTTTCCCTCCCGTCGGACTCCAGCCAAAGCCAGCTTCCCTCTGGGGCTGCCCTCAGAGGGTCCCGAAGCCCTGAGGACCACAACCACTGTTTGCTGCGCTCCTTCATCCGTGCAAGGGGCTCAGCGGGAGAGGGCGGTCTGGTGAgcagccaggccctgggggtcTCCTCTGGACCGCTGAGAACACGCGCCTCCTTGCCGGCGATGTTGGACCAGCGGGCATTCTCGGATCCAGATGCCGAAGGGCAGCCtcccaggagaggaggagagcagGGAAAAGAGTCGCTCGTGCAGTGTGTGAAG GCATTTTGCTGTCAGCTGGAAGAGCTGATCTGCTGGCTGTATAATGTAGCAGACGCTGCTGACCACCTGACTGCATCCAGGTCCAGCCTTACAGGCCTCAAGTCTTCTCTGCAGCTTTACCGG CAATTTAAGAAAGATATAGATGACCACCAGTCCCTGACGGAGAGCGTCATACAGAAAGGGGAGATTCTACTTCAGTGCCTGTTGGATAATACCCCAG GGTGTTCagcagcgtccctggcctctacccattag
- the CEP68 gene encoding centrosomal protein of 68 kDa isoform X3 — MEETRLSASEELPQTRTIPRTTALCSGHDADTEDDPSPVESPQVLDHSPQSHISGFPFPSRWRSAVSPGATAPQSSSCSVSASSPGSSLQGHQEKVEPQSCSLAKVSSSLELAVPPSAPSVVGLGPRFQWSPQPVSSGGDAPGLGRRRLSFQAEYWACVLPDSLPPSPDRHSPFWSPNKEYEDLLDYTYPLRPGPQLPKHLDSHVLAEPVLQDSGVDLDSFSVSPASTLKSPTNVSHSCPPAEAAALPFSGPREPISKRWPSGVPQKQGSVGLASCSPLASTPRAPGSRDTPWESREPALRGMKHWPPVGKHLELGSPHLRTRDRGWPSPRLEREKGASQGIGRFACTESGWKPQEEVESDDEYLALPSRLTQVSSLVSYLGCIPTLVPLPTDAAEGQRSLDVSDSDGPVSLPSDSSQSQLPSGAALRGSRSPEDHNHCLLRSFIRARGSAGEGGLVSSQALGVSSGPLRTRASLPAMLDQRAFSDPDAEGQPPRRGGEQGKESLVQCVKAFCCQLEELICWLYNVADAADHLTASRSSLTGLKSSLQLYRQFKKDIDDHQSLTESVIQKGEILLQCLLDNTPVLKDILGRISRQPSELESHADHLYDTILASLDTLAGCTLIPDNTPMAHRSASVKGISLASSQEEM; from the exons ATGGAGGAGACTAGGCTTTCTGCCTCAGAGGAGCTACCTCAGACTCGCACCATTCCCAGAACCACCGCTCTTTGCTCAGGACATGATGCCGACACTGAAGATGACCCGTCCCCAGTGGAGTCGCCGCAGGTGCTAGACCACAGCCCACAGTCTCACATCTCGGGGTTCCCGTTCCCGTCAAGGTGGAGGTCCGCCGTGAGCCCAGGTGCCACTGCGCCTCAGTCTTCCAGCTGCAGCGTCTCTGCCTCATCCCCGGGCAGCAGCCTCCAGGGTCACCAGGAGAAGGTGGAGCCTCAGAGTTGCTCCCTTGCCAAGGTCTCCTCCTCCCTGGAGCTGGCTGTGCCGCCGTCGGCCCCCTCGGTGGTGGGGCTGGGGCCTCGGTTCCAGTGGTCGCCCCAGCCAGTGTCCTCAGGGGGCGATGCTCCCGGGCTGGGCAGGAGGCGCCTCTCCTTCCAGGCCGAGTACTGGGCCTGCGTGCTGCCGgattccctgcctccctcccctgacCGCCACTCCCCGTTCTGGAGCCCGAATAAAGAATATGAAGACCTACTGGACTATACTTACCCCCTCAGGCCCGGGCCTCAGCTCCCAAAACACCTTGACAGCCACGTGCTGGCTGAGCCCGTCCTGCAGGACTCAGGTGTAGACCTGGATAGCTTCTCCGTCTCCCCAGCAAGCACTCTGAAGTCACCCACTAATGTCTCGCACAGTTGCCCACCAGCAGAGGCCGCTGCCCTGCCGTTCTCAGGGCCCAGAGAGCCGATCTCTAAGCGGTGGCCCTCTGGAGTACCCCAGAAGCAGGGCAGTGTGGGGTTGGCATCTTGTAGCCCCCTTGCCTCTAcccccagagccccaggcagtAGGGACACTCCTTGGGAGAGCAGAGAGCCAGCCCTGAGGGGCATGAAGCACTGGCCACCTGTGGGCAAGCACCTTGAGCTGGGCTCTCCCCACCTGAGAACACGGGACAGAGGGTGGCCCTCACCCAGGCTGGAAAGGGAGAAGGGGGCCAGCCAGGGTATCGGGCGCTTCGCCTGCACGGAGTCTGGATGGAAACCACAAGAGGAGGTGGAAAGTGATGACGAGTATCTGGCCCTGCCCTCTCGGCTGACGCAGGTGTCTAGCTTGGTGTCGTATCTGGGTTGCATTCCCACCTTGGTGCCCCTGCCCACTGATGCTGCCGAAGGGCAGAGATCCCTGGACGTGTCAGACAGTGATGGGCCAGTTTCCCTCCCGTCGGACTCCAGCCAAAGCCAGCTTCCCTCTGGGGCTGCCCTCAGAGGGTCCCGAAGCCCTGAGGACCACAACCACTGTTTGCTGCGCTCCTTCATCCGTGCAAGGGGCTCAGCGGGAGAGGGCGGTCTGGTGAgcagccaggccctgggggtcTCCTCTGGACCGCTGAGAACACGCGCCTCCTTGCCGGCGATGTTGGACCAGCGGGCATTCTCGGATCCAGATGCCGAAGGGCAGCCtcccaggagaggaggagagcagGGAAAAGAGTCGCTCGTGCAGTGTGTGAAG GCATTTTGCTGTCAGCTGGAAGAGCTGATCTGCTGGCTGTATAATGTAGCAGACGCTGCTGACCACCTGACTGCATCCAGGTCCAGCCTTACAGGCCTCAAGTCTTCTCTGCAGCTTTACCGG CAATTTAAGAAAGATATAGATGACCACCAGTCCCTGACGGAGAGCGTCATACAGAAAGGGGAGATTCTACTTCAGTGCCTGTTGGATAATACCCCAG